The following proteins are encoded in a genomic region of Burkholderia cepacia:
- a CDS encoding methyl-accepting chemotaxis protein: MIQVAAAMAGGAVVAVVAAVVFRVTRGRLVAAMSHDMDTLRGALDAADTRAEAAASAHAEAADAWAQREAQLEDALAREASATGTQRDALQALSADRVALAQHAQKIADEAARLRGLAGTFERWHEQMISLTTQNQDMRTKNQELSAIVAHVSIVSLNASIEAARAGSAGRGFSIVASEVRGLAARSQQLSNSYRDSLNRNDLVTAATFQDIQAGGKMITAALATVETLAGQLHARIEGEAA, from the coding sequence ATGATTCAGGTGGCCGCTGCGATGGCGGGCGGTGCGGTCGTCGCGGTGGTGGCGGCGGTCGTGTTTCGCGTGACGCGCGGGCGGCTCGTCGCGGCAATGTCGCACGACATGGACACGTTGCGCGGCGCGCTCGACGCGGCCGACACACGCGCGGAAGCGGCGGCGTCCGCGCACGCGGAGGCGGCCGACGCATGGGCGCAACGCGAGGCGCAGCTCGAGGATGCGCTGGCGCGCGAGGCGTCCGCGACCGGCACGCAGCGTGACGCACTGCAGGCGCTGTCGGCCGATCGCGTCGCGCTGGCGCAGCACGCGCAGAAGATTGCCGACGAAGCTGCGCGCCTGCGCGGGCTCGCCGGGACGTTCGAGCGCTGGCACGAGCAGATGATCTCGCTGACCACGCAGAATCAAGACATGCGCACGAAGAACCAGGAGCTGTCGGCGATCGTCGCGCACGTGTCGATCGTGTCGCTGAACGCGTCGATCGAGGCCGCGCGCGCAGGGTCGGCCGGACGCGGCTTCTCGATCGTCGCGAGCGAGGTGCGCGGGCTGGCCGCGCGCTCGCAGCAATTGTCGAACAGCTATCGCGACAGCCTGAACCGCAACGATCTCGTGACGGCCGCGACGTTCCAGGACATCCAGGCCGGCGGCAAGATGATCACGGCCGCGCTCGCGACCGTCGAGACGCTGGCCGGGCAACTGCACGCGCGCATCGAAGGAGAGGCGGCGTGA
- a CDS encoding MCP four helix bundle domain-containing protein: protein MTIRHRITLLVVLTFFALSAIGIYAVYQTRKSASEVRQVTQGIVPSALASADLVADVKNIQIATMTLVYAPDANTAAQARDELKAKQAALRAALDVQAKSAVGRAQEGLVTQAKDSVANYFAAIDDTVKMKADGKAEMAQAYLFANVAQYRDELESIVGTLRVEKNRQKDDAISALNGMLATTATAIAGVAGTVIVLLTALGFVLYRQITRPLIGMQTAMSEIATSQDFTRRVPVGRMDEIGHSIVAFNGMIEKIQENAAQLKQKTADIQAMLQNMQQGILTVVEGGVVHAEYSAYLETIFETNDIAGRDLMALVFDDSAIGADARSQVDAAVHACLGEDSMNFEFNEHLLVNEVAKRMPDGREKWLDLSWSAITDETDTVVRLMLCVRDVTEIRELTAQAGEQQRRLEMIGEILSISQDKFHDFVHSAKGFLSENERMIRQHERADHSIVAALFRNMHTIKGNARTYSLQHLTNIVHEAEQAYDSLRRADGGPEWNRDALMDDLARVRDAVEHYATINAVTLGRNGDPAQGGADFLMVERAHISESLRVLDGADPANGSDWHAARDAVRRMLSQLGTQGIGDALGGVIESLPSLAAELGKPAPVVHIDSHGHRVRSEIAATLKNVFMHLLRNSIDHGIESSEERRAAGKAASGTIDIAVGVGGGELWFVLGDDGRGLALDRIRGIARERGWIDAGNEAALSDEDVAELIFRPGFSTAQTVTEVSGRGVGMDAVRNFLKRDGGDIALRFTDDRAGAPYRAFETIVSLPARFAADGTAHEQRAPIVDIDAAE, encoded by the coding sequence ATGACCATCCGTCATCGCATTACGCTGCTAGTCGTCCTGACGTTCTTCGCGCTGTCCGCGATCGGCATCTATGCCGTGTACCAGACACGCAAGAGCGCGTCCGAGGTGCGTCAGGTCACCCAGGGCATCGTGCCGAGCGCGCTCGCGTCGGCCGATCTCGTCGCCGATGTGAAGAACATCCAGATCGCGACGATGACGCTCGTCTACGCGCCCGACGCGAACACCGCCGCGCAAGCGCGCGACGAGCTGAAGGCGAAGCAGGCCGCGCTGCGCGCCGCACTCGACGTGCAGGCGAAATCGGCGGTCGGCCGTGCGCAGGAAGGCCTCGTCACGCAGGCGAAGGACAGCGTCGCGAACTATTTCGCGGCGATCGACGACACCGTGAAGATGAAGGCGGACGGCAAGGCCGAGATGGCGCAGGCCTACCTGTTCGCGAACGTCGCGCAGTATCGCGACGAACTCGAAAGCATCGTCGGCACGCTGCGCGTCGAGAAGAACCGCCAGAAGGACGATGCGATCAGTGCGCTGAACGGGATGCTCGCGACGACGGCGACCGCGATCGCGGGGGTCGCAGGCACGGTGATCGTGCTGCTGACCGCACTCGGCTTCGTGCTGTATCGCCAGATCACGCGCCCGCTGATCGGGATGCAGACTGCGATGAGCGAGATCGCGACGAGCCAGGATTTCACGCGCCGCGTGCCGGTGGGCAGGATGGACGAAATCGGCCATTCGATCGTCGCGTTCAACGGGATGATCGAGAAGATCCAGGAGAACGCCGCGCAACTGAAGCAGAAGACGGCCGACATCCAGGCGATGCTGCAGAACATGCAGCAGGGGATCCTGACCGTCGTCGAGGGCGGCGTCGTGCATGCGGAGTATTCGGCGTACCTCGAGACCATCTTCGAGACGAACGACATCGCCGGCCGCGACCTGATGGCGCTCGTGTTTGATGATTCGGCGATCGGCGCCGACGCGCGGTCGCAGGTCGATGCGGCCGTGCATGCGTGCCTCGGCGAAGACAGCATGAACTTCGAATTCAACGAGCACCTGCTCGTCAATGAAGTCGCGAAGCGGATGCCGGACGGCCGCGAGAAGTGGCTCGACCTGAGCTGGTCGGCGATCACCGACGAGACCGACACGGTCGTGCGCCTGATGCTGTGCGTGCGCGACGTGACCGAGATCCGCGAGCTGACCGCGCAGGCCGGCGAGCAGCAGCGCCGCCTCGAGATGATCGGCGAGATCCTGTCGATCAGCCAGGACAAGTTCCACGACTTCGTGCACAGCGCGAAGGGCTTCCTCAGCGAGAACGAGCGGATGATCCGCCAGCACGAGCGCGCCGATCATTCGATCGTCGCGGCGCTGTTCCGCAACATGCACACGATCAAGGGCAATGCGCGCACGTATAGCCTCCAGCACCTGACGAACATCGTCCACGAGGCCGAACAGGCGTACGACTCGCTGCGCCGCGCGGACGGCGGCCCCGAATGGAACCGCGACGCGCTGATGGACGATCTGGCGCGCGTGCGCGACGCCGTCGAACACTACGCGACGATCAACGCGGTCACGCTCGGCCGCAACGGCGATCCGGCGCAGGGCGGCGCCGATTTCCTGATGGTCGAGCGTGCGCATATCAGCGAGAGCCTGCGCGTGCTCGACGGCGCCGATCCGGCGAACGGTTCCGACTGGCACGCGGCACGCGATGCCGTGCGCCGCATGCTGAGCCAGCTCGGTACGCAGGGCATCGGCGATGCGCTCGGCGGCGTGATCGAGTCGCTGCCGTCGCTCGCGGCCGAACTCGGCAAGCCGGCGCCCGTCGTGCATATCGACAGCCACGGCCATCGTGTGCGCAGTGAGATCGCCGCGACGCTGAAGAACGTGTTCATGCACCTGCTGCGCAATTCGATCGACCACGGCATCGAATCGTCCGAAGAGCGGCGTGCGGCCGGCAAGGCGGCGTCCGGCACGATCGACATCGCGGTCGGCGTGGGCGGCGGTGAGCTGTGGTTCGTGCTCGGCGACGACGGCCGTGGCCTCGCGCTCGACCGGATTCGCGGCATTGCGCGAGAGCGCGGCTGGATCGACGCCGGCAACGAAGCGGCGCTGTCCGACGAGGATGTCGCCGAGCTGATCTTCCGGCCGGGCTTCTCGACCGCGCAAACGGTGACGGAAGTGTCGGGGCGCGGCGTCGGCATGGACGCGGTGCGCAACTTCCTGAAACGCGACGGCGGCGATATCGCGCTGCGCTTCACCGACGATCGCGCCGGCGCACCGTATCGAGCGTTCGAGACGATCGTGTCGCTGCCGGCGCGCTTCGCGGCGGACGGCACCGCGCACGAACAGCGTGCGCCCATCGTGGATATCGACGCAGCGGAGTGA
- a CDS encoding alpha/beta hydrolase, which produces MTDVLPLTTDPESGLQYRLRPATGRPVARLLLLHGVGGNETNLLNVANVIDPRIEIAFLRGPLTFGPGQHAWFPVRFGPNGPEIDAARADASRIQLITLLRAFRAQDGADSALPTVIAGFSQGGIMSAGVGLTSPDDVSAFAVLCGRILPEIDPLIAPRDALRPLHALIVHGKFDDKLPVAWADAADAKLTALGVAHDTRLYAAGHELTAEMAGDFGRWVGERTGLN; this is translated from the coding sequence ATGACCGACGTCCTGCCGCTGACCACCGATCCCGAGTCGGGCCTCCAGTACCGCCTGCGCCCGGCCACCGGCCGCCCCGTTGCCCGCCTGTTGCTGCTGCACGGCGTCGGCGGCAACGAAACCAACCTGCTGAACGTCGCCAACGTGATCGATCCGCGCATCGAGATCGCGTTCCTGCGCGGCCCGCTCACGTTCGGGCCCGGCCAGCACGCGTGGTTTCCGGTGCGCTTCGGCCCGAACGGCCCCGAAATCGACGCGGCCCGCGCGGACGCAAGCCGCATCCAGCTGATCACACTGCTGCGCGCATTCCGTGCGCAGGACGGCGCGGATTCCGCGTTGCCGACCGTGATCGCCGGCTTCAGCCAGGGCGGCATCATGAGCGCGGGCGTCGGCCTCACGTCGCCGGACGACGTCAGCGCATTCGCCGTGCTGTGCGGGCGCATCCTGCCGGAAATCGATCCACTGATCGCGCCGCGCGATGCGCTTCGCCCGCTCCATGCGTTGATCGTGCACGGCAAGTTCGACGACAAGCTGCCCGTCGCATGGGCCGACGCGGCCGATGCGAAACTCACGGCGCTCGGCGTCGCGCACGATACGCGGCTGTATGCGGCCGGGCACGAACTGACTGCGGAGATGGCCGGCGATTTCGGCCGCTGGGTCGGCGAGCGCACGGGGTTGAACTGA
- a CDS encoding DUF3592 domain-containing protein, with product MVSESGRTAAQRMEMLVAKGVLFSLVGAGLLIGVALYAQSTREFLRTSVVVPGRVVKLNAGPHHPEIAFTTLAGEHVEYPQGGEVSEQDGATVEVRYAPDAPAMTARLNTFGAIWGDVLIFGVMGTVFFGAGVGHLWSGVRMWRSGRQPAAR from the coding sequence ATGGTGTCCGAGTCCGGCCGCACCGCGGCGCAGCGCATGGAGATGCTGGTCGCGAAAGGCGTCCTGTTTTCCCTGGTCGGCGCGGGCTTGCTGATCGGCGTCGCGCTGTATGCGCAGTCGACGCGCGAATTCCTGCGGACGTCGGTCGTCGTGCCGGGCCGCGTCGTCAAGCTGAATGCAGGCCCGCATCATCCCGAGATCGCATTCACGACGCTCGCGGGCGAGCACGTCGAGTACCCGCAGGGCGGTGAGGTCAGCGAGCAGGACGGTGCGACGGTCGAGGTCCGCTACGCGCCCGACGCGCCCGCGATGACCGCGCGGTTGAATACGTTCGGTGCGATCTGGGGCGACGTGCTGATCTTCGGTGTGATGGGCACCGTATTTTTCGGCGCGGGCGTCGGGCACCTGTGGTCGGGCGTGCGCATGTGGCGCAGCGGGCGCCAGCCGGCCGCGCGCTGA
- a CDS encoding LysR family transcriptional regulator: MNWDNARFFLALARTGTLRGAAAQLNVDQATVGRRIAALEDELSARLFLRTPTLYVLTTAGEALLEPAETMERASLTIERRVMGLDEQLAGSVRIATTDSLGKRFVVPAIARLRRRHAGIDVVCVTSAEIANLTRREADLAIRTLRPESPDLIVRRLGHLETGIYASRRYLAERGEPVAGSAFDGHDLVMYQQPVVPTMWDALCGEPTSRGRVMFQTSSTMMLVEAALAGLGVAELPCFRADAEPELVRLMARRCNHFDVWLVAHADLYKTARVQAVIEAVVDEFATAGPAAR; encoded by the coding sequence ATGAACTGGGACAACGCCCGTTTCTTCCTCGCGCTGGCGCGCACCGGCACGCTGCGCGGCGCCGCGGCGCAGCTGAATGTCGATCAGGCGACGGTGGGACGCCGGATCGCCGCGCTCGAGGACGAACTCTCGGCCCGCCTGTTTCTGCGCACGCCGACCCTCTATGTGCTGACGACCGCTGGCGAAGCGCTGCTCGAGCCGGCCGAAACGATGGAACGGGCGTCGCTCACGATCGAGCGCCGCGTGATGGGGCTCGACGAGCAGTTGGCCGGGTCCGTGCGCATCGCCACGACCGACTCGCTCGGCAAGCGTTTCGTGGTGCCGGCGATCGCCCGCCTGCGGCGCCGGCATGCCGGGATCGACGTCGTGTGCGTGACGTCGGCGGAAATCGCCAACCTCACGCGCCGCGAAGCCGACCTCGCGATCCGCACGTTACGGCCGGAATCGCCGGACCTGATCGTCAGGCGGCTCGGGCATCTCGAAACGGGCATCTACGCATCGCGCCGCTATCTGGCCGAGCGCGGCGAACCGGTCGCGGGTAGCGCGTTCGACGGACACGATCTGGTGATGTACCAGCAGCCGGTGGTGCCGACGATGTGGGACGCGCTGTGCGGCGAACCGACTTCGCGCGGCCGCGTGATGTTCCAGACATCGTCGACGATGATGCTGGTGGAAGCCGCGCTGGCGGGGCTCGGCGTTGCGGAGCTGCCGTGCTTTCGCGCCGATGCCGAGCCGGAACTGGTGCGTCTGATGGCGCGGCGCTGCAATCATTTCGACGTGTGGCTCGTCGCCCACGCCGATCTCTACAAGACCGCGCGCGTACAGGCCGTGATCGAAGCCGTCGTCGACGAATTCGCGACCGCCGGGCCCGCCGCCCGGTAG
- a CDS encoding chemotaxis protein CheX yields MTEDQPVSKVLVLDDSRAHADAIKRFCDEHNLVGLTVRRSRLLKVLRSNIDLGAILLAEDYGGSPAESAIIATQIDALRPELPIILRRESLASRDGLPEALARVACAAYVADDMTPLKRAIDEYLFGRDYPNALVRGISEITEARIDSLFPGMTIEHETPCIVRDQIIFGEVFSLIALESAWCRGYMLLQTSEQPLLDMIGGTRDDGRAPDFRDVNSVLGELTNLVWGAFKNRYLGDAEALARHPVQVPLVVNHKQKFISFGGDCPQLCFKYRMTDPASGRSVCLDQRFVFSLSWSPEDFRESVQDVGPMVDSGELELF; encoded by the coding sequence ATGACCGAAGACCAACCCGTCAGCAAGGTGCTTGTCCTCGACGACAGCCGCGCACACGCCGATGCGATCAAGCGCTTCTGCGACGAGCACAACCTGGTCGGCCTGACCGTGCGGCGCAGCCGGCTGCTGAAGGTGCTGCGCTCGAACATCGACCTCGGCGCGATCCTGCTGGCCGAGGATTACGGCGGCTCGCCGGCCGAGAGCGCGATCATCGCAACCCAGATCGATGCGCTGCGCCCCGAGTTGCCGATCATCCTGCGCCGCGAATCGCTCGCGTCGCGCGACGGGCTGCCCGAGGCACTCGCGCGCGTGGCATGCGCGGCCTACGTCGCGGACGACATGACGCCGCTCAAGCGCGCGATCGACGAATACCTGTTCGGCCGCGATTATCCGAACGCGCTCGTGCGCGGCATCTCGGAGATCACCGAGGCGCGCATCGACAGCCTGTTCCCGGGCATGACGATCGAGCACGAGACACCGTGCATCGTGCGCGACCAGATCATCTTCGGCGAAGTGTTCAGCCTGATCGCGCTCGAAAGCGCGTGGTGCCGCGGCTACATGCTGCTGCAGACGAGCGAACAGCCGCTGCTCGACATGATCGGCGGCACGCGCGACGACGGCCGCGCGCCGGATTTCCGCGACGTGAACAGCGTGCTCGGCGAACTGACGAACCTCGTGTGGGGCGCGTTCAAGAACCGCTATCTCGGCGACGCCGAGGCACTGGCGCGCCATCCGGTGCAGGTGCCGCTCGTCGTCAATCACAAGCAGAAGTTCATCTCGTTCGGCGGCGACTGTCCGCAGCTCTGTTTCAAGTACCGGATGACCGATCCGGCATCGGGCCGCTCCGTCTGTCTCGACCAGCGCTTCGTGTTCAGCCTCAGCTGGTCGCCGGAGGATTTCCGCGAATCGGTGCAGGACGTCGGGCCGATGGTCGATTCGGGTGAACTCGAACTGTTTTGA
- a CDS encoding cation acetate symporter, whose protein sequence is MKKTLSTMLVALLAASACGVAFAGGGDVGQTAKQATNTTAIVLFALFVAGTLWITKWAASRTRSAADFYTAGGGITGFQNGLAISGDYMSAASFLGISAAVMTSGYDGLIYSIGFLVGWPIITFLMAERLRNLGKFTFADVAGYRFEQGPIRSFAAVGTLVVVAFYLIAQMVGAGQLIKLLFGLDYWVAVVIVGALMMVYVLFGGMTATTWVQIIKACMLLAGVTFMAIMVLAQYGFSPEALFSHAVEVKTAIAANAGKSSDDATRIGLSVMSPGGFIKDPISAISFGMALMFGTAGLPHILMRFFTVPDAKEARKSVFWATTWIGYFYVLIFIIGFGAITLVLTNPELSDVAKGVIKGGAGTANMAAVLVAKTVGGDVFYGFISAVAFATILAVVAGLTLSGASAVSHDLYATVFKNGKADSADELKVSRITTLVLGVIAVLLGIAFEKQNVAFMVSLAFAVAASANFPVLFLSMMWKGCTTRGAVIGGFLGLVSSVGLTIVSPSVWEATLGYPKGSAWFPYTSPALFSMTIGFVGVWLFSVLDSSARAKAEKGAFAAQQVRSETGLGATRASSH, encoded by the coding sequence ATGAAGAAGACTCTTTCGACGATGCTGGTCGCGCTGCTGGCCGCGAGCGCGTGCGGCGTGGCCTTCGCGGGCGGCGGCGATGTCGGGCAGACCGCCAAGCAGGCGACCAACACCACGGCCATCGTCCTGTTCGCGCTATTCGTGGCAGGGACGTTGTGGATCACCAAGTGGGCGGCATCCCGCACGCGTTCCGCGGCTGATTTCTATACGGCCGGCGGCGGTATTACCGGGTTTCAGAACGGCCTGGCGATCTCGGGCGACTACATGTCGGCGGCATCCTTCCTCGGCATTTCCGCCGCGGTGATGACCTCGGGGTACGACGGCCTGATCTACTCGATCGGCTTCCTGGTCGGCTGGCCGATCATCACGTTCCTGATGGCCGAGCGGCTGCGTAACCTGGGCAAGTTCACCTTCGCCGACGTCGCGGGCTACCGCTTCGAGCAGGGCCCGATCCGCAGTTTCGCCGCGGTCGGCACGCTGGTGGTGGTGGCGTTCTACCTGATCGCGCAGATGGTCGGCGCGGGGCAGCTCATCAAGCTGCTGTTCGGACTCGACTACTGGGTGGCCGTCGTCATCGTCGGTGCGCTGATGATGGTCTACGTGTTGTTCGGCGGCATGACGGCCACTACCTGGGTGCAAATCATCAAGGCGTGCATGTTGCTTGCGGGCGTGACGTTCATGGCGATCATGGTGCTCGCGCAGTATGGCTTCAGCCCGGAGGCGCTGTTCTCCCATGCCGTGGAGGTCAAGACCGCGATTGCCGCGAACGCGGGCAAGTCGTCGGACGACGCCACGCGTATCGGGTTGTCGGTCATGTCGCCAGGCGGGTTCATCAAGGATCCGATCTCGGCCATCTCGTTCGGCATGGCGCTGATGTTCGGCACCGCCGGCCTGCCGCACATCCTGATGCGCTTCTTCACGGTGCCGGATGCGAAGGAAGCGCGTAAATCCGTGTTCTGGGCCACCACCTGGATCGGCTATTTCTACGTGCTGATCTTCATCATCGGCTTCGGCGCGATCACGCTGGTGCTGACGAATCCGGAGCTGTCCGACGTGGCCAAGGGCGTGATCAAGGGCGGTGCGGGCACGGCCAACATGGCCGCGGTGCTGGTGGCCAAGACGGTGGGCGGCGACGTGTTCTACGGCTTCATCTCGGCCGTGGCCTTCGCGACGATCCTGGCGGTGGTCGCCGGGCTCACGCTGTCCGGCGCGTCCGCGGTGTCGCACGATCTCTATGCCACCGTCTTCAAGAACGGCAAGGCCGACAGTGCCGACGAGCTGAAGGTGTCGCGCATCACGACGCTGGTGCTCGGCGTGATCGCCGTGCTGCTGGGCATCGCGTTCGAGAAGCAGAACGTCGCGTTCATGGTGTCGCTGGCCTTTGCCGTCGCGGCATCGGCCAATTTCCCGGTGCTGTTCCTGTCGATGATGTGGAAGGGCTGCACCACGCGCGGCGCGGTCATCGGTGGGTTCCTGGGGCTGGTCTCGTCGGTGGGGCTGACCATCGTGTCGCCGTCGGTGTGGGAGGCGACGCTCGGTTATCCGAAGGGTTCGGCTTGGTTCCCGTACACGTCGCCCGCGCTGTTCTCGATGACCATCGGCTTCGTGGGCGTGTGGCTGTTCTCGGTGCTCGACTCGAGCGCGCGTGCGAAGGCGGAGAAGGGCGCATTCGCCGCGCAGCAGGTACGTTCGGAAACGGGGCTGGGGGCGACCCGCGCCAGCAGCCACTGA
- a CDS encoding DUF485 domain-containing protein, whose product MHDGLVKKIEAHPKYALLKRRRNTLGICLTVLMLIVYYGYIALIAFDKSFLAKPVSTGVTSVGVPIGMAVIVFTVVITGIYVRRANNEYDQLTQDILQDVAQ is encoded by the coding sequence ATGCATGATGGGTTGGTCAAAAAAATCGAAGCGCATCCGAAGTATGCGCTGCTCAAGCGGCGGCGCAACACGCTCGGCATCTGCCTGACCGTGCTGATGCTGATCGTGTACTACGGCTACATCGCACTGATCGCATTCGACAAGTCGTTCCTCGCGAAGCCCGTGAGCACCGGCGTGACGAGTGTCGGCGTGCCGATCGGCATGGCGGTGATTGTGTTCACCGTCGTCATCACCGGCATCTACGTGCGCCGCGCGAACAACGAATACGATCAACTGACGCAGGACATCCTGCAGGACGTCGCCCAATGA
- a CDS encoding response regulator has product MAKILVVDDSGTVRDEVAGFLRNHGLDVATAVDGKDGLAKLKATPGVRLVISDVNMPNMDGLTMVEKIRGELANTSVNVVMLTTESSPAMKERGKAAGVKGWIVKPFKGDAVLDALKKLAG; this is encoded by the coding sequence ATGGCAAAGATTCTGGTGGTCGACGATTCGGGCACGGTGCGCGACGAAGTCGCGGGTTTCCTGCGCAATCACGGGCTCGACGTCGCGACGGCCGTCGACGGCAAGGACGGGCTCGCGAAGCTCAAGGCGACGCCCGGCGTGCGCCTCGTGATCAGCGACGTGAACATGCCGAACATGGACGGCCTGACGATGGTCGAGAAGATCCGCGGCGAACTGGCGAACACGTCGGTCAACGTCGTGATGCTGACGACCGAAAGCAGCCCGGCGATGAAGGAGCGCGGCAAGGCCGCCGGCGTGAAGGGCTGGATCGTGAAGCCGTTCAAGGGCGACGCGGTGCTCGACGCGCTGAAGAAGCTCGCAGGCTGA
- a CDS encoding LysR family transcriptional regulator has product MNNLARIDLNLLVTLHVLLSERHISRAALRLHRSQPAVSHALARLREIFGDPLLVRRAGRLELTARANELVEPLNDVLGRLGALIEPPAFDPSAATRVFRIAMSDYGARIVLPALVKTLRADAPGIELIVSQATREAMRMQLMDGEVDLALGVLPTLQRDLHAQPLFVESFACVADASRLPRRGELALDAWLARPHALVAMRDGMDNEVDRALARLRHERHIAVILPFWGVANDLIAGTDLVLTVARRNLDRVRDDARLRVFDPPFPIDSFEFAQHWHERRHGDAAHIWLRQTIARVASGG; this is encoded by the coding sequence ATGAATAATCTCGCCCGCATTGACCTGAACCTGCTCGTCACGCTGCATGTGTTGCTGAGCGAACGTCACATTTCGCGCGCGGCGCTCCGGCTGCACCGGAGCCAGCCGGCCGTGAGCCATGCGCTCGCGCGGCTGCGCGAGATCTTCGGCGATCCGCTGCTCGTGCGGCGCGCCGGTCGGCTCGAGCTGACCGCGCGCGCGAACGAACTGGTCGAGCCGCTGAACGACGTCCTCGGGCGGCTCGGCGCGCTGATCGAGCCGCCGGCTTTCGATCCGTCGGCGGCCACGCGGGTCTTTCGGATCGCGATGTCCGACTACGGTGCGCGGATCGTGCTGCCCGCGCTCGTGAAGACGCTGCGCGCCGACGCGCCGGGCATCGAGCTGATCGTGTCGCAGGCCACGCGCGAGGCGATGCGCATGCAACTGATGGACGGCGAGGTCGACCTCGCGCTCGGCGTGCTGCCAACATTGCAGCGCGACCTGCATGCCCAGCCGCTGTTCGTCGAGTCGTTCGCGTGCGTGGCCGACGCGAGCCGCCTGCCGCGCCGCGGCGAACTCGCGCTCGACGCTTGGCTCGCGCGGCCGCACGCACTCGTCGCGATGCGCGACGGGATGGACAACGAGGTCGATCGCGCGCTCGCGCGGCTGCGGCACGAGCGGCACATCGCGGTGATCCTGCCGTTCTGGGGTGTCGCGAACGACCTGATCGCGGGCACCGATCTCGTGTTGACCGTCGCGCGCCGCAATCTCGATCGCGTGCGCGACGACGCGCGCCTGCGCGTGTTCGACCCGCCGTTCCCGATCGATTCGTTCGAGTTCGCGCAGCACTGGCATGAACGCCGGCACGGCGACGCCGCACACATCTGGCTGCGCCAGACGATCGCGCGCGTCGCGAGCGGCGGGTAG
- a CDS encoding DMT family transporter, with protein MTTPLSFATLPLAVAAFVAGALVPLQGGSNAALGRALGHPLWASVASLTISLLAVLPVLLATRANAPLIGDALQRPLWMWLGGLAGVIYITLALILTPRLGATTFIVCVVAGQMLASLLIDHYGLMGLAQRLATPGRIAGVALIFAGMIVVQWQTPAPVAAGNAAAAQPEPQP; from the coding sequence ATGACGACTCCACTTTCCTTCGCCACCCTTCCGCTCGCCGTCGCGGCGTTCGTCGCCGGCGCGCTCGTGCCGCTGCAAGGCGGCAGCAACGCCGCGCTCGGGCGCGCGCTCGGCCACCCGCTGTGGGCCAGCGTCGCGTCGCTGACAATCAGCCTGCTGGCGGTGCTGCCGGTGCTGCTGGCGACGCGTGCGAACGCACCGCTCATCGGCGACGCACTGCAGCGCCCGCTGTGGATGTGGCTCGGCGGCCTCGCGGGCGTGATCTACATCACGCTCGCGCTGATCCTGACGCCGCGGCTCGGCGCGACGACCTTCATCGTCTGCGTCGTCGCCGGGCAGATGCTCGCGTCGCTGCTGATCGACCACTACGGGTTGATGGGGCTCGCGCAGCGGCTCGCGACGCCCGGCCGCATCGCGGGCGTCGCGCTGATCTTCGCGGGGATGATCGTCGTGCAGTGGCAGACGCCCGCGCCGGTTGCGGCAGGCAACGCGGCAGCCGCGCAACCCGAACCGCAGCCTTGA